The following proteins are encoded in a genomic region of Zea mays cultivar B73 chromosome 9, Zm-B73-REFERENCE-NAM-5.0, whole genome shotgun sequence:
- the LOC103639319 gene encoding uncharacterized protein, giving the protein MFTHHKYSNKGQMNSERNVKIISGRDGQKKGNSQYGQIVHMPKDMVTTVNGNVDAKFEDEVRVVKNDRFQRQRESWGGECKKGSKPWPGRKAATVDELVKHMSNVPSYLQRKETSDHLQDKALNVGVLEWGLLANWSQQEKHKLTRSYGPSPPNTSRSVLFPSPSHSSPSPSSRSLESNQSTPMSGHHHSSIRAQQNRLTDKHHERARCPPSPNSAVLSLLSGHGTHPCPENGHNYVGLGLSNVSLASDSLGSSSRSCGRHEMVGDEETRRKTEDVVHHCSRRLFADSDNIGKHFFASNTNDSMCNDPEQSIGLNGENFESLTSDAVMDTARNDSKSSDYLLEDIEPSLEFPRIPYSCPLPIIDSAAKEIGITSTEAGDAKVSKNSNRNQSAMNVTENPPQYSAKFSDKMPYCHLGSGMNRGSCSSSLKESPHIRQPNIVPPVDKTGDRSSPNSKGRRSPLRRMLDPILKPRHSSPVRPSFVPKCQLPVNTTKQSLDLGKSVPHNVQRRSVDLVVNSNYLIEENRNQPPPRVLLNSARYIQKGNDSATTRQALLQLAWKNGLPLFILSYGDSDILAATVRRKGIPEKDGLESTYAVFTVEEPKKKSGAWIKTGGKNKKHHLLSSIVGEIKVARRKSRCHHTTDVHVHREFVLVGSKFLPSSEESGDSNVSGELAAFISTLPQQEAETSKQSSSQNTRQRNSMPIGCGCPPLGNFHPSTRSANSASANVVAVLPDGFHGTITSGQPLPLIERWRSGGACDCGGWDEGCMLSVLTDASEENDAIQANQAKDGSQRFELLDQGRSREERHAFSMTSFKEGLYTVEFRSSIALLQAFAMCIVMLHGRYPRRTQVGSQAEQEHDLLAGHELKAMAASQGRRPPTSYVPHRPPLSPVGRA; this is encoded by the exons ATGTTCACACATCATAAATATTCCAACAAAGGTCAGATGAACAGCGAAAGGAATGTGAAGATCATATCAGGTCGTGATGGGCAAAAGAAGGGAAATTCACAGTATGGCCAAATTGTACACATGCCAAAGGACATGGTCACAACAGTCAATGGAAACGTAGATGCAAAATTTGAAGATGAAGTTAGAGTTGTGAAGAATGATAGGTTCCAAAGGCAACGAGAGTCTTGGGGTGGGGAATGCAAGAAGGGCTCAAAACCATGGCCTGGTCGAAAGGCAGCTACTGTTGATGAACTTGTTAAACATATGTCAAATGTTCCTTCATATTTACAGCGTAAAGAAACTTCTGACCATCTTCAAGACAAGGCACTGAATGTTGGAGTTCTTGAGTGGGGGCTTCTTGCTAACTGGTCTCAGCAAGAAAAGCATAAGCTCACTAGAAGCTATGGACCATCTCCACCCAATACTAGCAGGTCTGTACTATTCCCATCTCCATCACATTCTTCTCCAAGCCCCAGCAGCAGATCTCTTGAGAGTAATCAATCTACCCCAATGAGTGGCCATCATCATTCATCCATCAGAGCACAGCAGAATAGGCTCACAGATAAACACCATGAGAGGGCCAGATGTCCACCTAGCCCAAATTCTGCAGTACTGAGCTTATTGTCAGGTCATGGCACACATCCCTGTCCAGAGAACGGTCATAATTATGTTGGGTTGGGTCTCAGCAATGTTTCTTTAGCCTCAGACTCTCTAGGTTCTTCCTCTAGAAGTTGTGGAAGACATGAAATGGTTGGAGATGAAGAGACTAGACGGAAGACTGAAGACGTTGTCCATCATTGTTCTCGTAGGCTTTTTGCAGACAGCGATAACATTGGGAAACATTTCTTCGCATCAAATACCAATGACTCCATGTGTAATGATCCTGAACAGAGTATTGGCTTGAATGGGGAAAATTTTGAGTCACTAACGTCTGATGCTGTAATGGACACAGCTAGAAATGACAGTAAGTCGTCTGACTATTTACTGGAGGATATTGAGCCATCCCTTGAATTTCCTCGAATCCCATATTCATGTCCACTTCCCATCATAGATTCAGCAGCCAAAGAGATTGGCATCACTAGCACTGAGGCTGGAGATGCAAAAGTGAGTAAAAATTCTAACCGGAACCAATCTGCCATGAATGTCACTGAGAATCCTCCCCAATACTCAGCAAAGTTTAGTGATAAGATGCCTTATTGTCATCTAGGTTCTGGGATGAATCGAGGGAGCTGCAGCTCTAGCCTCAAGGAGTCACCACATATTCGACAACCCAATATAGTTCCTCCTGTCGATAAGACAGGAGACAGGTCATCACCCAACAGCAAAGGTAGGCGAAGCCCATTGAGGAGGATGTTAGATCCAATATTAAAGCCAAGACATTCTAGTCCAGTACGTCCTTCATTTGTTCCTAAGTGTCAACTTCCAGTCAATACCACCAAGCAGTCTCTGGACTTGGGGAAATCAGTGCCACATAATGTTCAGCGAAGGTCGGTTGATTTGGTAGTCAATTCGAATTATCTGATCGAAGAAAATAGAAATCAGCCTCCTCCCCGTGTGCTATTGAACAGTGCAAGATACATACAAAAAGGAAATGATTCAGCAACAACAAGGCAAGCACTTCTGCAGCTAGCATGGAAGAACGGCTTGCCTTTATTCATACTCTCTTATGGTGATTCTGACATCCTGGCAGCCACTGTTAGAAGGAAGGGCATCCCTGAAAAGGATGGTCTGGAAAGCACATATGCTGTATTCACTGTTGAAGAACCGAAGAAAAAAAGTGGAGCTTGGATCAAGACAGGGGGCAAGAACAAAAAACATCACCTTTTATCTAGCATAGTTGGGGAAATAAAGGTTGCGCGTCGAAAATCAAGATGCCACCATACAACCGATGTTCATGTACACAGGGAATTTGTGTTGGTTGGTTCCAAATTTCTACCATCGTCTGAAGAATCAGGTGATTCAAATGTTAGTGGAGAGCTTGCAGCTTTTATCAGCACACTTCCTCAGCAAGAAGCAGAAACCTCGAAGCAATCATCTTCACAGAATACCAGGCAAAGAAATTCAATGCCAATTGGCTGTGGTTGCCCCCCACTGGGAAATTTCCATCCTAGCACGAGAAGTGCTAATTCTGCttcagccaatgttgttgcagtacTTCCTGATGGCTTCCATGGCACAATAACATCTGGACAGCCATTGCCTTTGATTGAGAGGTGGAGGTCAGGAGGAGCTTGTGACTGTGGCGGATGGGATGAAGGTTGTATGCTAAGCGTCCTCACTGATGCGTCCGAAGAAAATGATGCCATTCAGGCTAACCAGGCAAAGGATGGCAGCCAGAGATTTGAGCTTCTAGATCAG GGTCGATCACGAGAAGAGAGGCATGCCTTCAGTATGACTTCCTTCAAAGAGGGGCTTTATACAGTGGAATTCAGATCATCCATTGCATTACTTCAGGCTTTTGCAATGTGTATAGTGATGCTCCATGGAAGGTACCCAAGAAGAACGCAAGTTGGCTCGCAAGCAGAGCAGGAGCATGATCTCCTTGCTGGTCATGAGCTCAAGGCAATGGCAGCCAGTCAAGGAAGAAGGCCTCCGACAAGCTATGTGCCCCACCGGCCACCTCTTTCTCCTGTAGGCCGAGCCTAG
- the LOC100275600 gene encoding uncharacterized protein LOC100275600, giving the protein MRKVCPNLERDDALDTVLEVPIPEEMFSGGGGGGGGSCGFRFGCTSVKAWMRSHAADRCGAGEPCSMSRGELQLMLGVIGAPLVPLPVAVCCRAEQSPCSVLCEQLKTGPIESSSAKYIVQQYVAASGGERALDRVKSMYAMGKVRMTAAEQLNGSDAAGGHCGGATGKGNRGGRRKGRGGEVGGFVLWQKRPELWCLELVVSGCKISAGSDGKVAWRQTPWHQSHASRGPPRPLRRSLQGLDPQLTASLFADSVCIGERSVDGEDCFVLKVEAEASSLRARNSGSVEIVRHTLWGYFSQRTGLLVQLEDSHLLQIRSGGGGGGGSIFWETTVESRLGDYRAVDGVNIAHAGRTAVSLVRFGDCQQDGSSARTRMEETWDIEEVDFNIWGLSMDCFLPPSDLREGGKESQDVAVAVAKADARPPPIRIPAVAVRVGPSQVAAVSMDDSDSLIARP; this is encoded by the exons ATGAGGAAGGTCTGCCCGAACCTCGAGCGCGACGACGCGCTGGACACGGTGCTGGAGGTGCCCATCCCCGAGGAGATGttctccggcggcggcggcggcggcggcggctcctgCGGGTTCAGGTTCGGCTGCACCAGCGTCAAGGCGTGGATGCGGTCGCACGCCGCTGACCGGTGCGGCGCGGGCGAGCCGTGCTCCATGAGCCGCGGGGAGCTGCAGCTCATGCTAGGCGTCATCGGCGCGCCGCTCGTCCCGCTGCCCGTCGCCGTCTGCTGCCGCGCCGAGCAGTCGCCCTGCTCCGTCCTCTGCGAGCAGCTCAAGACCGGTCCAATC GAGTCGTCGTCCGCCAAGTACATCGTGCAGCAGTACGTCGCGGCGTCGGGCGGGGAGCGGGCGCTGGACAGGGTCAAGAGCATGTACGCGATGGGCAAGGTGCGGATGACGGCCGCGGAGCAGCTCAACGGCAGCGACGCCGCCGGCGGCCACTGCGGAGGAGCCACCGGAAAGGGGAACCGCGGCGGGAGGAGGAAGGGCCGCGGCGGCGAGGTCGGCGGGTTCGTGCTGTGGCAGAAGAGGCCGGAGCTGTGGTGCCTAGAGCTCGTCGTGTCCGGCTGCAAGATCAGCGCCGGCAGCGACGGAAAGGTCGCGTGGCGCCAGACGCCGTGGCACCAGTCCCACGCTTCCCGCGGCCCCCCGCGCCCGCTCCGCCGCTCGCTCCAG GGCCTCGACCCGCAGCTGACGGCGAGCCTGTTCGCGGACTCGGTGTGCATCGGCGAGCGGAGCGTCGACGGCGAGGACTGCTTCGTGCtcaaggtggaggcggaggcgtcCAGCCTGCGCGCGCGCAACAGCGGCAGCGTCGAGATCGTCCGGCACACGCTGTGGGGCTACTTCAGCCAGCGCACGGGCCTGCTGGTGCAGCTCGAGGACTCGCACCTGCTGCAGATCAggtccggcggcggcggcggcggcgggagcaTCTTCTGGGAGACCACCGTGGAGTCCCGCCTCGGCGACTACCGCGCCGTCGACGGCGTGAACATCGCCCACGCCGGGCGCACCGCCGTCTCGCTCGTCAGGTTCGGCGACTGCCAGCAGGACGGCAGCAGCGCCAGGACGCGCATGGAGGAGACGTGGGACATCGAGGAGGTGGACTTCAACATCTGGGGCCTGTCCATGGACTGCTTCTTGCCGCCCAGCGACCTCCGGGAGGGGGGCAAGGAGAGCCAGGACGTCGCCGTCGCTGTCGCCAAGGCCGATGCGCGACCCCCGCCGATAAGGATACCTGCGGTGGCCGTGCGCGTCGGGCCCTCGCAGGTGGCTGCCGTCAGCATGGACGACTCGGACTCGCTCATCGCGAGGCCATGA
- the LOC100283766 gene encoding 17.9 kDa class I heat shock protein, giving the protein MSLIRRGSAFDPFSLDLWDPFQGLFPFGSGSSSSSSLFPSFGGTTTSSETAAFAGARVDWKETPEAHVFKTDVPGLKKEEVKVELEDGNVLQISGERCKEQEEKTDTWHRVERSSGKFLRRFRLTENARTEQISASMENGVLTVTVPKEEAKKADVKSIQISG; this is encoded by the coding sequence ATGTCGCTGATTCGCCGTGGAAGCGCATTCGACCCCTTCTCCCTCGACCTCTGGGACCCCTTCCAGGGCTTATTTCCCTTCGGCTCtggaagcagcagcagcagcagcctgtTCCCCTCGTTCGGAGGCACCACCACCAGCTCGGAGACGGCCGCCTTCGCCGGCGCTCGCGTCGACTGGAAGGAGACGCCGGAGGCGCACGTGTTCAAGACCGACGTGCCGGGGCTGAAGAAGGAGGAGGTGAAGGTGGAGCTGGAGGACGGCAACGTGCTCCAGATCAGCGGCGAGCGCTGCAAGGAGCAGGAGGAGAAGACGGACACCTGGCACCGCGTGGAGCGCAGCAGCGGCAAGTTCCTGCGCAGGTTCCGCCTGACGGAGAACGCCAGGACGGAGCAGATCAGTGCGTCCATGGAGAACGGCGTGCTCACCGTCACCGTGcctaaggaggaggccaagaaggCCGACGTCAAGTCTATCCAGATCTCCGGCTAG
- the LOC100281527 gene encoding LRR receptor-like serine/threonine-protein kinase FEI 1 precursor, with protein MGSFLRKQPSYLFILIILHLVAHEARTLSSDGEALLAFKKAVTNSDGVFLNWREQDADPCNWKGVRCDSHSKRVINLILAYHRLVGPIPPEIGRLNQLQTLSLQGNSLYGSLPPELGNCTKLQQLYLQGNYLSGYIPSEFGELVELVALDLSSNTLSGSVPHSLDKLSKLTSFNVSMNFLTGAIPSSGSLVNFNETSFVGNLGLCGKQINSVCKDALQSPSNGLQSPSPDDMINKRNGKNSTRLVISAVATVGALLLVALMCFWGCFLYKNFGKKDMRGFRVELCGGSSVVMFHGDLPYSSKDILKKLETMDEENIIGAGGFGTVYKLAMDDGNVFALKRIVKTNEGLDRFFDRELEILGSVKHRYLVNLRGYCNSPSSKLLIYDYLQGGSLDEVLHEKSEQLDWDARINIILGAAKGLSYLHHDCSPRIIHRDIKSSNILLDGSFEARVSDFGLAKLLEDEESHITTIVAGTFGYLAPEYMQFGRATEKTDVYSFGVLVLEILSGKRPTDASFIEKGLNIVGWLNFLAGENREREIVDLNCEGVHTETLDALLSLAKQCVSSLPEERPTMHRVVQMLESDVVTPCPSDFYDSE; from the exons ATGGGCTCTTTCCTGAGGAAACAGCCCAGCTACCTCTTCATTTTAATAATTCTGCACCTTGTTGCTCATGAGGCAAGAACACTGAGTTCAGATG GCGAAGCACTTCTTGCTTTCAAAAAGGCAGTTACAAATTCAGATGGAGTCTTCCTAAATTGGCGCGAGCAAGATGCAGACCCCTGCAATTGGAAGGGTGTTAGATGTGATAGTCATAGCAAGAGAGTGATTAATCT GATTCTTGCATACCACAGATTAGTTGGGCCCATACCACCAGAAATTGGAAGGTTAAATCAGTTGCAAACCTT GTCATTGCAGGGGAACAGTTTGTATGGTTCACTCCCTCCTGAACTGGGGAATTGTACCAAGTTGCAACAACT GTATCTACAAGGAAATTACTTAAGTGGATACATCCCTTCAGAATTCGGCGAACTGGTGGAACTCGTGGCATT GGACTTATCCAGTAATACATTGAGTGGATCTGTTCCGCATTCTCTTGATAAGTTGTCCAAACTTACATCATT CAATGTTTCCATGAACTTCCTGACAGGAGCAATACCATCTTCTGGTTCACTTGTCAATTTCAATGAGACATC CTTTGTTGGGAACCTTGGTTTATGTGGGAAGCAGATAAACTCGGTGTGCAAAGATGCACTTCAATCACCATCAAATGGTCTGCAGTCACCTTCCCCAG ACGACATGATTAACAAAAGGAACGGGAAGAATTCTACCAGACTTGTTATAAGTGCAGTGGCAACAGTGGGAGCTCTCCTATTGGTGGCTTTAATGTGTTTCTGGGGTTGCTTTCTTTACAAAAATTTTGGAAAGAAAGATATGCGTGGTTTCAGAGTTGAGCTCTGTGGAG GCTCTTCTGTTGTGATGTTCCATGGAGACCTCCCTTACTCCTCAAAAGACATACTCAAGAAGCTAGAGACTATGGATGAAGAAAATATCATTGGAGCAGGAGGCTTCGGAACTGTTTATAAACTTGCAATGGATGATGGCAATGTCTTTGCTTTGAAAAGAATAGTGAAAACAAATGAAGGGCTAGATCGGTTCTTTGATAGAGAACTTGAGATATTGGGAAGTGTTAAACATCGTTACTTGGTCAATCTTCGTGGTTATTGCAACTCTCCTTCATCAAAACTTTTGATATATGATTATCTTCAAGGTGGAAGCCTGGATGAAGTGCTGCATG AAAAGTCTGAACAGTTGGATTGGGATGCACGTATTAACATCATACTTGGAGCTGCAAAAGGCTTGTCTTACTTGCATCACGATTGTTCGCCTCGAATAATACATCGTGATATCAAGTCGAGCAACATCTTGCTTGACGGCAGTTTTGAGGCCCGCGTATCAGACTTTGGACTTGCAAAGCTTTTAGAGGACGAAGAATCCCATATCACTACAATAGTTGCAGGAACATTTGGTTATCTTGCGCCAG AGTATATGCAGTTTGGCAGAGCCACCGAGAAGACCGATGTCTACAGTTTTGGGGTTCTGGTACTTGAAATACTCAGCGGAAAGCGGCCTACGGATGCATCCTTCATTGAGAAGGGATTAAACATTGTTGGATGG TTAAATTTTCTGGCTGGCGAGAACCGGGAGAGGGAAATCGTCGATCTGAATTGTGAAGGAGTGCACACCGAGACCTTGGACGCTCTGCTCTCTCTCGCCAAGCAGTGTGTCAGCTCTTTGCCGGAGGAGCGGCCGACGATGCACAGGGTGGTACAGATGCTGGAGTCGGATGTAGTTACGCCGTGCCCTAGCGACTTCTACGATTCAGAGTAG